A section of the Pseudomonas fluorescens genome encodes:
- a CDS encoding YdaU family protein: MMHYFKRNIGDYHKKAGRLTMLEHGAYTLLLDACYDRERFPTLEEAIDWCWARNKEEIDAVELVLRKFFELVDGVYVQARIQDEIAAYHATALKNKEIAEKREEAKRTKRAPLVHEACTDGHLTNNHKPLTINQEPVDQKTCAPAVSEALDLFPKFWALYPRKQDKAKALKAWTKLKVTDDLFSLIAKGLAAQVVSADWIKDGGKYIPMPTTWLNGKRWEDEVPSAPTNVHLLPVNRHTNFESRDYKAGTKENANGTFRI; the protein is encoded by the coding sequence ATGATGCATTACTTCAAGCGAAACATAGGCGACTACCACAAGAAGGCTGGTCGCCTCACCATGCTTGAGCACGGCGCCTATACGCTGCTCCTCGATGCCTGTTATGACCGCGAACGTTTCCCTACTTTGGAAGAAGCAATTGACTGGTGCTGGGCACGCAACAAGGAAGAAATCGACGCAGTTGAGCTTGTTTTGCGCAAGTTCTTTGAGCTTGTCGATGGCGTTTACGTCCAGGCGCGCATTCAGGATGAAATTGCCGCCTATCACGCTACTGCTTTGAAAAATAAAGAGATCGCAGAGAAGCGCGAGGAAGCCAAACGCACGAAGCGTGCACCACTCGTGCACGAAGCGTGCACGGATGGTCACCTAACCAATAACCATAAACCACTAACCATTAACCAAGAACCAGTAGATCAAAAGACTTGCGCACCTGCGGTGAGCGAGGCGCTCGATCTGTTCCCGAAGTTCTGGGCGCTCTATCCACGCAAGCAGGACAAAGCCAAGGCTCTGAAGGCGTGGACGAAACTCAAGGTCACTGACGACCTGTTCAGCCTGATCGCCAAGGGTCTCGCCGCGCAAGTCGTGTCTGCCGACTGGATCAAGGACGGCGGCAAGTACATCCCAATGCCCACCACATGGCTCAACGGCAAGCGCTGGGAGGATGAGGTCCCTAGCGCGCCGACCAACGTTCACCTGCTGCCTGTGAATCGCCACACCAACTTCGAAAGCCGCGATTACAAGGCCGGAACCAAGGAGAACGCCAATGGCACGTTCCGTATCTGA
- a CDS encoding helix-turn-helix transcriptional regulator produces the protein MSNMKTIREKVGVTQAALAKTVGLTQGAIAHYENDRRKPGLEECRRIVDALNASGAAVTLDDVFPPLNIPALTAA, from the coding sequence ATGTCCAACATGAAGACGATTCGCGAAAAGGTCGGCGTCACCCAGGCCGCACTGGCCAAAACGGTAGGCCTGACCCAAGGCGCTATCGCTCATTACGAGAACGACCGCCGCAAGCCAGGACTTGAAGAGTGCCGACGCATTGTCGACGCCCTCAATGCCAGCGGGGCCGCCGTGACCCTGGATGACGTTTTCCCGCCACTGAATATCCCGGCCCTTACAGCCGCTTAA
- a CDS encoding DUF1382 family protein encodes MKRANPAQLRQSLEVANTMVKHGIRFVCMPVVDEADGVNLSSQAAERLERMALIAEAAEQRT; translated from the coding sequence ATGAAACGAGCAAACCCAGCCCAGCTACGCCAATCCCTTGAGGTGGCAAACACCATGGTCAAGCACGGAATCCGTTTTGTGTGCATGCCGGTGGTGGATGAGGCAGACGGCGTGAACCTTTCGAGCCAGGCTGCCGAGCGACTTGAGCGCATGGCATTGATCGCAGAAGCAGCGGAGCAACGGACATGA
- a CDS encoding glycoside hydrolase family 19 protein, with amino-acid sequence MKITPSHLVAIMRCQDATARLWADPLNNACALYQINTKLRLAAFLAQIGHESGRLSRVVENLSYSAAALQRTWPRLFDAKLAAEYARQPERIANVAYNARMGNTAPGDGWKYRGRGLIQITGKSNYALYGRLMGLDLINTPSLLESPRNAAISAASFWDENGLNALADAGDIQNIGSIINTGKRGRTPNGAAEREALYQVALKVLA; translated from the coding sequence TTGAAAATCACACCTTCCCACCTGGTGGCAATCATGCGCTGCCAGGATGCAACAGCGCGCCTGTGGGCTGACCCGCTGAACAATGCCTGTGCCTTGTACCAGATCAACACCAAGCTACGCCTTGCTGCCTTCCTGGCCCAGATAGGGCACGAAAGCGGCAGGCTTTCCCGTGTGGTCGAGAACCTGAGCTATAGCGCCGCCGCGCTGCAGCGCACATGGCCGCGCCTGTTCGATGCCAAGTTGGCTGCCGAGTACGCCCGCCAGCCAGAGCGCATTGCAAACGTCGCCTACAACGCGCGTATGGGCAACACAGCCCCAGGCGATGGCTGGAAGTACCGCGGGCGAGGGCTCATCCAGATTACCGGGAAGTCGAACTACGCCCTGTACGGCCGCCTGATGGGTCTTGACCTGATCAATACGCCGTCACTGCTCGAATCCCCCAGGAACGCGGCCATCTCCGCTGCCAGCTTCTGGGACGAGAACGGGCTTAACGCGCTGGCCGACGCCGGCGACATCCAGAACATCGGCAGCATCATCAACACCGGTAAGCGCGGACGCACCCCAAACGGGGCGGCTGAACGCGAGGCGCTCTACCAAGTGGCCTTGAAGGTGCTGGCATGA
- a CDS encoding HNH endonuclease signature motif containing protein: MGNGERVVGPRVRVLSDTAQEFEGVIYYLCGNYFADSSSDTERRLHRAVWLAYHLHIPEGFHVHHEDEDRSHNQIENLLCLPGGEHIRHHNLERREELAEIGRKYQPRTKEWHASEAGRQWHKQHYQNTAEKLHARHEAPCSCCGKVFLASESVKNSDVRYCSKSCKAHARRQSGVDDVARVCGKCGAGFMANKYSARKSCDTCFPARRTKRLLPDSA; the protein is encoded by the coding sequence ATGGGTAATGGCGAAAGAGTTGTTGGGCCGAGAGTGCGTGTCCTTAGTGATACCGCGCAGGAGTTCGAGGGCGTCATCTATTACTTGTGCGGCAACTACTTTGCCGACTCAAGCTCAGACACGGAGCGCCGATTACACCGAGCCGTTTGGCTCGCCTACCATCTGCACATCCCGGAAGGCTTCCATGTCCATCATGAAGATGAGGACCGAAGCCATAACCAGATTGAAAATCTTCTCTGCCTTCCTGGTGGAGAGCATATTCGGCATCACAATCTGGAGCGAAGAGAAGAGCTTGCTGAGATCGGGCGAAAATATCAGCCTCGAACAAAGGAGTGGCATGCATCAGAGGCTGGAAGGCAGTGGCACAAGCAGCACTACCAAAACACTGCTGAAAAGCTTCACGCGCGCCACGAAGCGCCTTGCTCGTGCTGCGGGAAGGTGTTTCTCGCCAGCGAAAGTGTCAAAAACTCAGATGTTCGCTATTGCTCAAAATCCTGTAAGGCGCATGCGCGCAGACAGAGCGGCGTTGACGATGTTGCTCGAGTCTGTGGAAAGTGCGGAGCAGGGTTCATGGCAAACAAGTACAGCGCTCGTAAAAGCTGTGACACATGCTTTCCCGCTCGAAGAACAAAGCGTTTATTGCCTGACAGTGCCTGA
- a CDS encoding recombination protein NinB: MTSLQIRNESDRSKAMGYIAGLDLAKPKKLAITEVDRSGEQNKALHAALADIAAQVEHAGKKWDVLIWKRLLTAAWLRETGDKPQMIPAVDGNGFDVIYERTSKLTVKQCGELICWVEAFGAEHQVRWTQKDNWGGRY; the protein is encoded by the coding sequence ATGACCAGCCTCCAGATACGAAACGAATCAGACCGCAGCAAGGCCATGGGCTACATCGCCGGCCTGGATCTGGCCAAGCCCAAGAAGCTGGCCATCACCGAAGTGGACCGCAGCGGGGAGCAGAACAAGGCCCTGCACGCGGCCCTGGCCGATATCGCCGCCCAGGTCGAGCACGCCGGGAAGAAGTGGGACGTCCTGATCTGGAAGCGCCTGCTGACCGCCGCCTGGCTGCGTGAGACGGGCGACAAGCCGCAGATGATACCGGCGGTAGACGGCAATGGATTCGACGTCATCTACGAGCGCACAAGCAAGCTCACCGTGAAGCAGTGCGGCGAGTTGATTTGCTGGGTTGAGGCGTTCGGCGCCGAGCACCAGGTGCGGTGGACGCAAAAGGACAATTGGGGAGGTAGGTACTAG
- a CDS encoding phage holin, lambda family — protein sequence MSNMPDKPDTWAIALAWLSQHSPILYAAALSCAMAVLRITYGGGTRRQMIVEGAICGGLALTIISGLEFFSLPQSMATFVGGWVGFLGVEKIRSIADRVTDFKLPRREG from the coding sequence ATGTCCAACATGCCAGACAAACCAGACACCTGGGCGATAGCGCTTGCGTGGTTGAGCCAGCATTCGCCAATCCTCTATGCGGCTGCGTTGTCCTGTGCGATGGCTGTCCTGCGAATTACCTACGGCGGTGGCACACGGCGCCAGATGATCGTTGAGGGTGCTATCTGTGGCGGCTTGGCCCTGACAATCATTAGCGGGCTTGAGTTCTTCTCGCTCCCACAGAGCATGGCTACCTTTGTAGGTGGCTGGGTTGGCTTCCTCGGCGTGGAGAAGATCCGGTCCATCGCTGATCGGGTAACAGACTTCAAGCTTCCGCGGCGCGAGGGCTGA
- a CDS encoding DUF2514 family protein, giving the protein MARYLIAAIVALVIGVAIQTHRLDNAQTAHAEYVSGIETQAKEASEKARKAEQELQDTIEQVRNDAANQKISDDAHVAELVAMGVSLREQQTKLLADRANLRARLAARGQTIEDLTDLLAQLRTEADNHAGELAAALDSSRRAGFACEASYDAMSAKRH; this is encoded by the coding sequence ATGGCCCGCTACCTGATTGCCGCCATCGTTGCGCTGGTGATCGGCGTAGCCATCCAGACTCACCGCCTGGACAACGCCCAGACCGCTCATGCCGAGTACGTCTCAGGCATTGAGACCCAGGCCAAGGAAGCCAGCGAGAAGGCTAGGAAGGCGGAACAAGAACTCCAGGACACCATTGAACAGGTACGCAACGATGCAGCCAATCAAAAGATCAGCGATGACGCTCATGTTGCTGAGCTTGTTGCTATGGGTGTCAGCCTGCGCGAGCAACAGACCAAGCTGCTTGCCGATCGCGCCAATCTCCGTGCCCGCCTTGCCGCAAGAGGCCAGACAATCGAAGACCTTACCGATCTGCTCGCCCAGTTGCGCACAGAAGCTGACAACCATGCGGGCGAACTGGCAGCAGCGCTTGACTCAAGTCGTCGGGCCGGATTCGCCTGTGAAGCCAGCTATGACGCCATGAGCGCAAAGCGGCATTGA
- a CDS encoding proteasome subunit beta, which translates to MTTIAYKDGVIAYDSRVTRGSLIDHDDYEKLIHRSGHQFLFTGCGADFAALMDEFFGMKSSDKPLDANGLVVTNGRLCQIGRDAESGFWVDEVWMERPFAIGSGRDFALAAMDMGATAKEAVEAAAKRDVYTGGTIRTVIIKEGMADAKTTAPGVTA; encoded by the coding sequence ATGACGACCATTGCCTACAAAGACGGAGTGATTGCCTATGACTCCCGAGTGACGCGCGGCTCTCTCATCGACCACGACGACTACGAGAAGCTGATCCATAGGAGTGGGCATCAGTTCCTGTTCACCGGTTGCGGTGCGGACTTTGCCGCCCTGATGGATGAGTTTTTCGGCATGAAGTCCAGCGATAAGCCGCTCGATGCGAACGGGCTGGTCGTCACCAATGGCAGGCTTTGCCAGATTGGTCGCGATGCCGAGAGCGGGTTCTGGGTGGACGAGGTGTGGATGGAGCGACCGTTTGCCATCGGTAGCGGGCGCGACTTTGCACTGGCTGCGATGGATATGGGCGCAACAGCCAAGGAAGCTGTCGAGGCTGCGGCCAAGCGCGATGTCTACACCGGCGGCACGATCCGTACTGTGATCATTAAAGAGGGGATGGCTGATGCAAAGACCACTGCCCCCGGCGTCACTGCTTGA
- a CDS encoding LexA family transcriptional regulator encodes MKKWYELAKARMKELEITQDQVAEQMGVTQGAVAHWLGGRREPSLEKISALLEYLGLASVFRENGAPSPAQRPVEANAEYLGDMAVWSDGDPLEEDECAVPYYAEVEFAGGDGMTVVMEVADRTLRFSSATLRAAGVECENAAVARVRGKSMEKLILDGAAIGFDRADTSVIDGEIYAFNHEGMLRVKYLYRLPGGAIRIRSENADEFPDEIMTSEQYREEIKMLGRVFWWSTVRRSPKKK; translated from the coding sequence ATGAAGAAATGGTACGAACTGGCAAAGGCCAGAATGAAGGAACTCGAGATCACCCAGGATCAGGTCGCCGAACAGATGGGCGTCACCCAGGGTGCGGTCGCTCATTGGCTTGGCGGTCGCAGAGAACCATCACTTGAAAAGATCAGCGCCCTTTTGGAATATCTGGGACTTGCCTCTGTGTTCCGCGAGAACGGCGCCCCCTCGCCCGCGCAACGACCCGTTGAGGCGAATGCTGAGTACCTGGGGGATATGGCGGTATGGAGTGATGGCGATCCTCTGGAAGAGGATGAGTGTGCAGTCCCCTACTATGCAGAAGTCGAATTTGCCGGCGGAGACGGTATGACAGTTGTGATGGAGGTTGCAGACAGGACGCTTCGTTTCAGCAGCGCCACCTTGAGAGCAGCAGGTGTTGAGTGTGAGAACGCGGCGGTGGCCAGGGTTCGCGGCAAAAGCATGGAAAAACTGATCTTGGATGGCGCGGCTATCGGCTTCGACCGCGCCGACACATCGGTCATCGACGGCGAGATCTATGCCTTCAACCACGAAGGCATGCTTCGCGTAAAATATCTGTACCGGCTCCCTGGTGGCGCTATAAGGATACGCAGCGAGAACGCCGATGAATTCCCCGACGAGATAATGACCTCGGAGCAATACCGCGAAGAGATCAAGATGCTTGGCCGGGTCTTCTGGTGGTCAACCGTCCGCCGATCCCCCAAAAAGAAGTAG
- a CDS encoding putative metallopeptidase, whose translation MQRPLPPASLLELSDLSDFGIRLTPAPEVWEWLQAEILADTGIIHNEDHAHLLDADIRIMWASSSFEKQGRTVLGQAEQVAFRAGGWQKARMEQQMRDWFGDVPAFIITLAADYCAQCSDIDFCALVEHELYHIAHAMDKYGQPAFSKEGAPKLEMRGHDVEEFVGVVRRYGASPDVQALVDAANSPAEVGKLNIARACGTCLLRSA comes from the coding sequence ATGCAAAGACCACTGCCCCCGGCGTCACTGCTTGAGCTGTCCGATCTATCCGACTTCGGCATCCGCCTGACCCCTGCACCTGAAGTGTGGGAGTGGCTCCAGGCCGAGATCCTCGCCGACACCGGCATCATTCACAACGAAGACCATGCTCATCTTCTGGATGCAGACATCCGGATCATGTGGGCGTCGTCGAGCTTCGAGAAGCAGGGCCGCACAGTCTTGGGCCAGGCCGAGCAGGTAGCGTTCCGCGCGGGTGGTTGGCAGAAAGCCCGAATGGAGCAACAGATGCGTGACTGGTTCGGCGATGTGCCGGCCTTCATCATCACGCTTGCAGCTGACTACTGCGCCCAGTGCAGCGACATCGACTTCTGTGCCCTGGTAGAGCATGAGCTGTATCACATTGCACACGCCATGGATAAATACGGTCAGCCAGCCTTCAGCAAAGAGGGTGCTCCAAAGCTTGAGATGCGCGGCCATGACGTCGAGGAATTCGTCGGCGTCGTCCGCCGCTATGGTGCAAGCCCTGACGTTCAAGCGTTGGTGGATGCAGCAAACAGTCCTGCTGAGGTGGGGAAATTGAACATTGCGAGGGCCTGCGGAACCTGTCTGCTGAGATCGGCCTGA
- a CDS encoding DUF2280 domain-containing protein yields the protein MAALKNEVKSFIVQALACFDTPSQVVEAVKNEYGVVVSRQQVETHDPTKSAGKGLAVKWVTLFHDTRKRFREETAEIPIANRAYRLRGLGRMAEKAESMRNLALTAQLYEQAAKEVGDVYVNRRLEPEKPLGSQADQQHAVAEYTLEPDENVPATPYL from the coding sequence ATGGCAGCCCTGAAAAATGAGGTGAAGAGCTTCATCGTTCAGGCGCTGGCGTGCTTTGACACCCCCTCCCAGGTGGTGGAAGCCGTCAAGAACGAATACGGGGTTGTGGTGAGCCGCCAGCAGGTGGAGACGCACGACCCAACCAAGTCTGCGGGGAAGGGGCTGGCGGTGAAGTGGGTGACCCTATTTCACGATACTCGCAAGCGCTTCCGCGAAGAGACCGCAGAGATACCCATCGCCAACCGCGCCTACCGGCTTCGTGGCCTGGGGCGAATGGCCGAGAAGGCCGAGAGCATGCGCAACCTGGCGCTGACCGCTCAGTTGTACGAGCAGGCCGCCAAAGAGGTGGGCGATGTCTACGTGAATCGCCGCCTCGAACCTGAGAAACCTCTGGGCTCCCAAGCGGACCAGCAGCACGCCGTTGCTGAGTACACCCTGGAGCCTGATGAGAATGTCCCCGCTACCCCGTACCTTTGA
- a CDS encoding recombination protein NinG, with protein MTIERKPAKPKKCRVATCRASFVPQRLGQAVCSPKCALATVEVQKAKEKKSLAQAGRRDIKVRKEAMKSRADHLKDTQHAFNAWIRQRDIGQPCISCGTTADVQYCAGHYRTTAAAPELRFEPLNVNLQCNRNCNMGKSGNLLGYRPGLIKKIGIEAVEWLEGPHEAKKYTVEDLKAITSEYRAKTKELKKGQAA; from the coding sequence ATGACCATAGAACGGAAGCCTGCCAAGCCGAAGAAATGCCGCGTTGCTACGTGTAGGGCCTCATTCGTCCCGCAGCGCCTGGGTCAGGCGGTGTGCAGCCCTAAGTGTGCGCTGGCCACCGTAGAGGTGCAGAAGGCCAAGGAGAAGAAGTCGCTGGCCCAGGCCGGGCGCCGGGACATCAAGGTGCGCAAGGAGGCCATGAAAAGTCGCGCTGACCACCTCAAGGATACGCAGCACGCATTCAATGCCTGGATACGCCAGCGTGACATCGGTCAGCCCTGCATCAGTTGCGGAACCACTGCTGATGTTCAGTACTGCGCCGGACACTACAGGACGACTGCAGCCGCCCCAGAGCTCCGCTTTGAACCGCTCAACGTAAACCTTCAGTGCAATCGCAACTGCAACATGGGCAAGTCCGGAAACCTGCTTGGGTATCGGCCTGGACTGATCAAGAAGATTGGCATTGAGGCCGTGGAGTGGCTGGAAGGCCCTCATGAGGCCAAGAAGTACACCGTCGAAGACCTGAAAGCCATCACCTCCGAATACCGGGCAAAGACCAAAGAACTGAAGAAGGGGCAGGCAGCATGA
- a CDS encoding ATP-binding protein, with product MARSVSELADRKLGVIGRKAVTCAEHGEYSAVMLKDGGLSGCPICRSNQRDMEELERKRFNFRMTQRSAARIPQRFAEKTFSDFVVSNPAQKIALDACLDYVDNFSKHRREGRCMLLLGKVGTGKTHLAVAAVNHLINECMVKAIYRTVGAIIGDIRATFSDRTGESEANILREVIGADLLVLDEVGATKQSEFELATLFSIINGRYEQCRPTIIVSNLAPGELNDAIGARCVDRIRENGCIGVAFEWESQRGKEGF from the coding sequence ATGGCACGTTCCGTATCTGAACTGGCTGATCGCAAGCTGGGGGTAATTGGTCGCAAGGCTGTCACCTGCGCAGAGCATGGCGAATATTCCGCAGTGATGCTCAAGGATGGCGGGTTATCGGGCTGTCCGATCTGCCGGAGCAATCAGCGCGACATGGAAGAGCTTGAGCGCAAGCGCTTCAACTTTCGCATGACTCAGCGTAGCGCCGCCCGAATTCCCCAGCGCTTTGCCGAGAAGACCTTTTCTGACTTCGTGGTATCGAATCCCGCGCAGAAAATCGCACTGGATGCCTGTCTCGACTACGTGGACAACTTCTCGAAGCATCGCCGTGAAGGCCGCTGCATGTTGCTGCTGGGAAAAGTCGGAACGGGTAAGACGCACCTGGCCGTCGCTGCGGTAAACCACCTGATCAACGAGTGCATGGTCAAGGCGATCTATCGAACCGTGGGCGCGATCATCGGTGACATCCGGGCGACCTTTAGCGACCGCACCGGCGAATCAGAGGCCAACATCCTGCGCGAAGTGATAGGGGCCGACCTGCTGGTGCTGGACGAGGTGGGGGCTACCAAGCAAAGCGAGTTCGAGCTAGCAACCCTGTTCAGCATCATCAACGGGCGTTACGAGCAATGCCGCCCAACGATCATTGTCAGCAACCTGGCGCCTGGCGAGCTGAACGATGCCATTGGGGCCCGCTGCGTTGATCGTATCCGCGAGAACGGCTGCATTGGCGTGGCGTTTGAGTGGGAATCGCAGCGCGGCAAGGAGGGCTTCTGA